A genomic segment from Sorangium aterium encodes:
- a CDS encoding helix-turn-helix domain-containing protein — MLAPLLPPSRPERRDLSPGAPLRSWVSDVHVMSAVPSPPAGWTRLPSGTTSLVACWTGGEPVVAAVGPLQRATFKPSGAVPLYARLSFHPGGARPALGVAAHELVDRVVPLDDLWGARARELRQALARAGGDPAAAVRLLEDALCRAVDASVDAPARRALLRRAVDALDASAQAPDPEASIPALARRLRVAERTLRALFHEEIGISPKRYARIARIRRAAERLATTSLARLALETGFYDQAHLTAEFRSLLGVTPRAYLAGARPSARPGCGGATARG, encoded by the coding sequence GTGCTTGCGCCGTTGCTCCCGCCCTCCCGCCCGGAGCGCCGCGACCTCTCGCCGGGCGCGCCGCTCCGTTCCTGGGTCTCCGACGTCCACGTGATGAGCGCCGTCCCCTCGCCGCCAGCGGGGTGGACGCGGCTGCCGAGCGGGACCACGTCGCTCGTCGCGTGCTGGACCGGCGGCGAGCCGGTCGTGGCCGCCGTCGGGCCGCTCCAGCGCGCCACGTTCAAGCCCTCGGGCGCGGTGCCTCTCTATGCTCGCCTCTCGTTCCACCCCGGGGGCGCCCGGCCCGCGCTCGGCGTCGCCGCCCACGAGCTCGTCGATCGCGTCGTCCCTCTCGACGACCTCTGGGGCGCACGCGCGCGCGAGCTTCGGCAAGCGCTCGCGCGCGCCGGCGGGGACCCGGCCGCGGCGGTGCGCCTGCTCGAGGACGCCCTCTGCCGCGCGGTCGACGCGAGCGTCGACGCCCCGGCGCGCCGGGCGCTCCTGCGCCGCGCCGTCGATGCCCTCGACGCGTCCGCGCAGGCACCCGACCCGGAGGCCTCCATCCCCGCGCTCGCGCGGCGCCTCCGCGTCGCCGAGCGGACGCTGCGCGCGCTCTTCCACGAGGAGATCGGCATCTCGCCGAAGCGCTACGCCCGCATCGCGCGTATCCGTCGCGCCGCCGAGCGCCTCGCCACGACGAGCCTCGCGCGGCTCGCCCTCGAGACCGGCTTCTACGACCAGGCCCACCTCACGGCCGAGTTCCGGTCGCTGCTCGGGGTGACGCCGCGGGCCTACCTCGCCGGCGCGCGTCCGTCCGCGAGGCCCGGGTGCGGCGGCGCGACGGCGCGCGGGTGA
- a CDS encoding B12-binding domain-containing radical SAM protein — MGVKVLFIVKEIEGAEPLGALYVAGCLEQAGHECKFIGTRGNDVLAEVRRYGPDVIAFGATTGLHRYYLGLNHHIKQHYPKVVSLMGGPHATYYPEVIQTPGLDVVCQGEGEDAAVELCDALARGDDHRGIRDLWVKSEGKIYRNPARGLRRDLDAIPFPPRHLLYEYDDSLRRRPLKSFTTNRGCPFPCSYCFNPSLVEHYGSSWKKVRVRSPENVVAELVHVMKEGPLQFVGFRESIFVYDAEWLRQFGELYRREVKLPYYCHLRADMMTEEMVDLLAWSGCYTVNVGIETANPELANGVLRRQIRMDRLVHGIRLLKRAGIVVFADNILGIPGGTLDDDLATLELNIELDVDYAAATLCTPYPGTGIAAYAVEHGHFSGDFDLIDDSYYTESVLRFSSDEEKRQIENLHKVFAVTAAIPALLPLVRRLIKLPPNDFFYAMFRAWYLVCHMTDVMPRRLELAELVHSALSIFGVYRGADENRYPAPAPEALPVVAPPAQAACGDTRTIQLRRRPRLEAESAEAPDVR; from the coding sequence ATGGGGGTCAAGGTTCTCTTCATCGTCAAGGAGATAGAGGGGGCCGAGCCGCTCGGCGCCCTGTACGTGGCGGGCTGTCTCGAGCAAGCGGGCCACGAGTGCAAGTTCATCGGCACGCGCGGCAACGACGTCCTCGCCGAGGTGCGGCGGTACGGGCCGGACGTCATCGCCTTCGGGGCGACGACCGGGCTCCATCGCTATTATCTCGGCCTCAATCACCACATCAAGCAGCATTACCCGAAGGTGGTGTCGCTGATGGGCGGGCCGCACGCGACCTACTATCCGGAGGTGATCCAGACGCCGGGGCTCGACGTGGTGTGCCAGGGCGAGGGCGAGGACGCCGCCGTCGAGCTGTGCGACGCGCTGGCGCGAGGCGACGATCACCGCGGTATCCGGGACCTCTGGGTCAAATCGGAGGGGAAGATCTACAGGAATCCAGCGCGCGGGCTGCGCCGCGACCTCGACGCGATCCCCTTCCCTCCGCGGCATCTGCTCTACGAGTACGACGACAGCCTGCGGCGGCGCCCCCTCAAGTCGTTCACCACCAACCGGGGGTGCCCCTTCCCCTGCAGCTACTGCTTCAACCCGTCGCTGGTCGAGCACTACGGCTCGAGCTGGAAGAAGGTGCGCGTCCGGAGCCCCGAGAACGTCGTGGCCGAGCTCGTCCACGTGATGAAGGAAGGTCCGCTCCAGTTCGTCGGCTTTCGCGAGAGCATCTTCGTGTACGACGCCGAGTGGCTGAGGCAGTTCGGAGAGCTCTACCGTCGCGAGGTGAAGCTGCCTTATTACTGCCACCTGCGCGCCGACATGATGACCGAGGAGATGGTGGATCTCCTCGCCTGGTCTGGCTGTTACACCGTCAACGTCGGCATCGAGACAGCGAACCCCGAGCTCGCGAACGGCGTCCTGCGGCGCCAGATCCGGATGGACCGGCTCGTCCACGGGATCCGCCTCCTCAAGCGCGCGGGGATCGTGGTCTTCGCCGACAACATCCTCGGCATCCCGGGCGGGACGCTCGACGACGATCTGGCGACGCTGGAGCTCAACATCGAGCTCGACGTGGACTACGCCGCCGCCACGTTGTGCACGCCCTACCCGGGGACGGGCATCGCTGCGTACGCGGTCGAGCACGGCCATTTCAGCGGGGACTTCGACCTCATCGACGACAGCTACTACACCGAGTCGGTGCTGCGCTTCTCGTCCGACGAGGAGAAGCGGCAGATCGAGAACCTGCACAAGGTGTTCGCGGTCACGGCCGCCATTCCTGCGCTGCTGCCGCTCGTGAGGCGGCTCATCAAGCTCCCGCCCAACGATTTCTTCTATGCGATGTTCCGCGCCTGGTACCTCGTCTGCCACATGACGGACGTGATGCCGCGCCGGCTCGAGCTCGCCGAGCTCGTCCACAGCGCGTTATCGATCTTCGGGGTGTACCGCGGCGCCGACGAGAACCGGTATCCCGCCCCGGCCCCCGAAGCGTTGCCCGTCGTTGCGCCGCCGGCGCAGGCCGCCTGCGGGGACACGAGGACCATTCAGCTGAGACGCCGCCCGCGGCTCGAGGCGGAGAGCGCGGAGGCGCCGGATGTTCGCTGA
- a CDS encoding DUF1592 domain-containing protein, translated as MNPEQHTHRWPLELFGSHLRYAAPLLLAFVAACNGQIGGPGQSTGAGTGPGGDEPGIVEPPEDVLDSAFCQTPRPGTAPLRRLSNYEYANTVKDLFSGVPGVASTVDKVVATFPNESESLGFRNNASFLTVGSLVAQKFLDAAEQVAAVAAHASGLVDCDPEELGELECARDFIRAFGAKAYRRPLTEAEVQSYEERFTAGSDGYTFEDGIEWVVFSMLQSPNVLYRVELGQASTGDVTEPTPYEMASRLSYLVWQSHPDEELTREAEADELGTPEQLEAQVRRMLADPKAERLLEYFDQWLDTDILSSMNRDPAVYPDLSRDLPALLRAETRTFVKDLFASPSGSLGDLFAGDYSFVNGPLAQHYGVSGVSGDDFVRVDMPGRSGVLTQGMMLTRDKATRTSIVRRGLKVRTDLLCQIVPAPPNNVKLDLEGLGEGLSQRERLELHRTEPSCAGCHSLMDPIGVVFESFDAVGRPRTTDEAGRPIDTSSAISSTRDVNGPVANAAELGQRLAQSEEARACYVLQNFRFFYGRDKTDADRCSMASLSLAFKDSGYSLSELVVALTQTDAFRYRPVIVPEKQ; from the coding sequence GTGAACCCCGAGCAACACACGCATCGCTGGCCTCTCGAGCTTTTCGGCTCACACCTCAGGTACGCTGCGCCGCTCCTGCTCGCGTTCGTCGCGGCTTGCAACGGCCAGATCGGCGGGCCCGGCCAGTCCACGGGCGCTGGCACAGGCCCCGGCGGGGACGAGCCTGGGATCGTCGAACCCCCGGAAGACGTGCTGGATTCGGCGTTCTGCCAGACGCCGAGGCCCGGTACCGCGCCGCTCCGCCGTCTCAGCAATTACGAGTACGCCAACACGGTGAAGGATCTCTTCTCCGGCGTCCCGGGCGTGGCCTCCACCGTCGACAAGGTGGTCGCCACGTTCCCGAACGAGTCCGAGTCGCTCGGCTTCCGCAACAACGCGAGCTTCTTGACCGTCGGCTCGCTCGTCGCGCAGAAGTTCCTCGACGCCGCGGAGCAGGTCGCCGCTGTCGCGGCCCACGCTTCGGGCCTTGTCGACTGCGATCCGGAGGAGCTCGGTGAGCTCGAGTGCGCGCGCGACTTCATCCGCGCCTTCGGCGCCAAGGCGTACCGGCGGCCGCTCACGGAGGCCGAGGTCCAGAGTTACGAGGAGCGCTTCACCGCAGGATCGGACGGGTACACCTTCGAAGACGGCATCGAGTGGGTCGTCTTCAGCATGCTGCAGTCGCCGAACGTGCTCTATCGCGTCGAGCTTGGCCAGGCGAGCACGGGTGACGTCACCGAGCCCACGCCGTACGAGATGGCCTCGCGGCTCTCGTACCTTGTCTGGCAGTCGCATCCGGACGAGGAGCTCACGCGGGAGGCGGAGGCGGACGAGCTCGGCACGCCAGAGCAGCTCGAAGCCCAGGTGCGGCGCATGCTGGCCGATCCCAAGGCCGAGCGCTTGCTCGAGTACTTCGACCAGTGGCTCGACACCGACATCCTGAGCAGCATGAACCGCGATCCGGCGGTGTATCCGGACCTCTCGCGCGACCTGCCCGCCTTGCTGCGAGCGGAGACGCGCACGTTCGTGAAGGACCTGTTCGCGAGCCCGAGCGGCTCGCTCGGCGACCTCTTCGCCGGCGACTACAGCTTCGTGAACGGCCCGCTCGCGCAGCACTACGGCGTGAGCGGGGTGAGCGGCGACGATTTCGTCAGGGTCGACATGCCTGGCCGCTCGGGCGTGCTGACCCAGGGCATGATGCTCACGCGCGACAAGGCGACCCGCACCTCCATCGTCCGCCGCGGCCTCAAGGTGCGCACCGATCTCCTGTGCCAGATCGTGCCTGCGCCGCCCAACAACGTGAAGCTCGATCTCGAGGGCCTGGGAGAGGGGCTCTCGCAGCGCGAGCGCCTCGAGCTCCACCGCACCGAGCCGAGCTGCGCGGGGTGCCACTCGCTGATGGATCCCATCGGCGTTGTGTTCGAGTCGTTCGACGCCGTGGGCCGCCCCCGCACCACGGACGAGGCCGGCAGGCCGATCGACACCTCGAGCGCCATCTCGAGCACGCGCGACGTCAACGGCCCTGTGGCGAACGCCGCCGAGCTGGGACAGCGCCTCGCGCAGAGCGAGGAGGCGCGCGCCTGCTATGTGCTGCAAAACTTCCGCTTCTTCTACGGCCGCGACAAGACCGACGCCGATCGCTGCTCGATGGCGTCGCTCTCGCTCGCGTTC